A single Stutzerimonas stutzeri DNA region contains:
- the fliQ gene encoding flagellar biosynthesis protein FliQ produces the protein MTPEVAVDLFREGLWMTAMIVGVLVVPSLLVGLVVAMFQAATQINEQTLSFLPRLLVMLMTLIWAGPWLVRELMEYTEGLIQNIPLIIG, from the coding sequence ATGACACCCGAAGTCGCGGTTGACCTGTTTCGAGAAGGCCTGTGGATGACCGCGATGATCGTCGGCGTGCTGGTGGTGCCGAGCCTGCTGGTCGGCCTGGTGGTGGCGATGTTCCAGGCCGCGACGCAGATCAACGAGCAGACCCTGAGTTTTCTGCCGCGCCTGCTGGTGATGCTGATGACGCTGATCTGGGCGGGGCCCTGGCTGGTGCGCGAGCTGATGGAGTACACCGAGGGCCTGATCCAGAACATTCCGCTGATCATCGGGTAG
- the fliM gene encoding flagellar motor switch protein FliM yields the protein MAVQDLLSQDEIDALLHGVDDGLVDTESDSEPGSIKSYDLTSQDRIVRGRMPTLEMVNERFARYTRISMFNLLRRSADVSVGGVQVMKFGEYVHSLYVPTSLNLVKIKPLRGTALFILDAKLVFKLVDNFFGGDGRHAKIEGREFTPTELRVVRMVLDQAFVDLKEAWHAVLDVNFEYVHSEVNPALANIVSPSEVVVVSTFHIELESGGGDFHVTMPYSMIEPIREMLDAGFQSDVSDQDERWVNALREDVLDVNVPLSATVVRRQLKLRDILNMQPGDVIPVEMPEDMIMRANGMPAFKVKLGAHKGNLALQVLESVLRPR from the coding sequence ATGGCTGTTCAAGACCTGCTCTCGCAAGACGAGATCGATGCGCTCCTGCACGGGGTCGACGACGGTCTGGTCGATACTGAAAGCGATTCCGAACCGGGCAGCATCAAAAGCTACGACCTGACCAGCCAGGACCGTATCGTCCGTGGACGCATGCCTACGCTGGAAATGGTCAATGAGCGTTTCGCCCGCTATACCCGTATCAGCATGTTCAACCTGCTGCGGCGCTCGGCCGACGTGTCGGTGGGCGGTGTGCAGGTGATGAAGTTCGGCGAATACGTGCATTCGTTGTACGTGCCGACCAGCCTGAATCTGGTGAAGATCAAGCCGCTGAGGGGGACTGCGCTGTTCATCCTCGATGCCAAGCTGGTGTTCAAGCTGGTAGACAATTTCTTCGGCGGCGATGGCCGCCACGCCAAGATCGAGGGGCGTGAGTTCACCCCCACCGAACTGCGCGTCGTGCGCATGGTGCTGGATCAGGCATTCGTCGATCTAAAGGAGGCCTGGCACGCGGTGCTCGACGTCAACTTCGAATATGTACATTCGGAGGTGAACCCGGCGCTGGCCAACATCGTCAGTCCCAGTGAAGTGGTGGTGGTCTCGACCTTCCACATCGAACTCGAGAGCGGCGGCGGCGATTTCCACGTGACCATGCCGTATTCGATGATCGAGCCGATCCGTGAAATGCTCGATGCCGGCTTTCAGTCCGATGTCAGCGATCAGGACGAACGCTGGGTCAACGCCTTGCGCGAGGACGTGCTCGATGTGAACGTGCCGCTCAGCGCGACGGTCGTGCGCCGCCAGCTCAAGCTGCGCGACATTCTCAATATGCAGCCGGGAGACGTGATACCGGTAGAGATGCCCGAAGACATGATCATGCGCGCCAACGGTATGCCGGCTTTCAAGGTCAAGCTCGGCGCGCACAAGGGCAACCTCGCCCTCCAGGTGCTTGAGTCCGTACTGCGACCCCGTTGA
- the flhF gene encoding flagellar biosynthesis protein FlhF, translated as MQVKRFFAADMRIAMKMIRDELGADAVITGNRRVAGGVELTAVLDYPMETVTPKQPNPALEAELRKTQARIASAHAELQAPSRVQAGKDRQLLDEKASAAVVPEPAAAPAAVDSRTIQAMQSELQGLRELIEVQLGSIAWGHEQSRRPQQAGLWRRLQRIGLPAELSRALLEKVSTVSEPRQAWRMLLAHLAQSIKVSKVEPLEEGGIIALVGPAGAGKTTTLAKLAARYVLKHGAQSIALASMDNYRIGAQEQLKTLGRILDVPVIQIDPSQPLSKTLAPLARKRLILVDTAGLPTGDPMMRAQLEALADRGVKSKNYLVLPATSQSQVLKATWHNYRRCGLAGCILTKLDEAGSLGDVLGLAISQHLPIAYLADGARIPDDLHLPRSHQLVSRAVSLQSEENPSEETMADMFSGLYNGSSRKVG; from the coding sequence ATGCAGGTCAAACGTTTCTTCGCAGCCGACATGCGTATCGCCATGAAGATGATTCGTGACGAGCTGGGCGCTGACGCCGTGATCACCGGGAACCGTCGGGTTGCCGGTGGCGTCGAGCTGACCGCTGTGCTTGATTATCCGATGGAGACTGTGACCCCCAAGCAGCCGAACCCGGCCCTCGAAGCCGAGCTGCGCAAGACTCAGGCGCGTATCGCCAGTGCCCATGCCGAGCTACAGGCACCGTCGCGTGTGCAGGCGGGCAAGGATCGTCAACTGCTTGACGAGAAGGCGTCGGCGGCCGTTGTTCCAGAGCCTGCCGCCGCACCTGCCGCGGTGGATTCGAGAACGATCCAGGCGATGCAGTCGGAATTGCAGGGGCTGCGTGAGCTGATCGAAGTGCAGCTGGGCTCCATTGCCTGGGGCCATGAGCAAAGCCGCCGGCCGCAACAGGCCGGCCTCTGGCGCCGCCTGCAGCGCATCGGCTTGCCGGCTGAACTGTCACGCGCATTGCTGGAAAAGGTGTCGACGGTATCCGAGCCTCGCCAGGCCTGGCGCATGTTGCTGGCCCACCTGGCGCAATCGATCAAGGTCAGCAAGGTCGAGCCGCTGGAAGAGGGCGGCATCATTGCGCTGGTCGGCCCGGCTGGCGCCGGCAAGACCACCACACTGGCCAAGCTGGCGGCCCGCTACGTGCTCAAGCACGGCGCCCAGAGCATCGCCCTGGCGAGCATGGACAACTATCGCATCGGCGCGCAGGAGCAACTGAAGACGCTGGGGCGCATTCTCGACGTGCCGGTCATTCAGATCGACCCCAGCCAGCCATTGAGCAAGACCCTGGCGCCACTGGCCCGCAAGCGCCTGATCCTCGTCGATACGGCAGGCTTGCCGACCGGTGATCCGATGATGCGTGCCCAGCTCGAAGCGCTGGCTGACCGCGGCGTCAAATCGAAGAACTATCTGGTGCTGCCAGCCACAAGCCAGAGCCAGGTCCTCAAGGCGACCTGGCACAACTACCGTCGCTGCGGGCTGGCGGGCTGCATTCTGACTAAACTGGATGAAGCGGGGAGCCTGGGCGATGTGCTCGGGCTTGCCATCAGCCAGCACCTGCCCATCGCCTATCTCGCCGATGGCGCTCGTATCCCCGATGATCTGCATCTGCCGCGCAGTCACCAGCTGGTCAGCCGTGCGGTCAGCCTGCAATCGGAGGAAAATCCCAGCGAGGAAACCATGGCCGACATGTTCTCCGGTCTGTACAACGGTTCTTCACGGAAGGTCGGATGA
- the fliP gene encoding flagellar type III secretion system pore protein FliP (The bacterial flagellar biogenesis protein FliP forms a type III secretion system (T3SS)-type pore required for flagellar assembly.): protein MLRLLLAVLLVLAAPFAVGQDAGGLITQGDNPLSIPAITLSTDAEGQQEYSVSLQILLIMTALSFIPAFVMLMTSFTRIIIVFSILRQALGLQQTPSNQILVGLTIFLTLFIMAPVFERINSEAVQPYLNEQLSAPEAIARAEVPLKNFMLAQTRESDLELFVRLSRRTDIQTPDAAPLTILVPAFVTSELKTAFQIGFMIFIPFLIIDMVVASVLMAMGMMMLSPLIISLPFKIMLFVLVDGWGLIIGTLASSFGTL, encoded by the coding sequence ATGCTTCGATTGTTGCTGGCGGTCCTGTTGGTACTGGCCGCGCCGTTTGCCGTGGGCCAGGATGCCGGGGGGCTGATCACTCAGGGCGACAACCCGCTGTCGATACCGGCAATCACCCTGAGTACCGACGCCGAGGGGCAGCAGGAGTATTCGGTCAGCCTGCAGATTCTGCTGATCATGACGGCGCTGAGTTTCATTCCGGCGTTCGTCATGCTGATGACCAGTTTCACCCGGATCATCATCGTCTTTTCGATCCTGCGTCAGGCGCTGGGCCTGCAACAGACGCCGTCGAACCAGATTCTTGTCGGCCTGACGATCTTCCTCACGCTGTTCATCATGGCGCCGGTGTTCGAGCGCATCAACAGCGAGGCGGTGCAGCCCTATCTGAACGAGCAGTTGTCTGCGCCGGAGGCGATCGCGAGGGCCGAGGTGCCGCTTAAGAACTTCATGCTCGCGCAGACCCGCGAAAGCGACCTGGAGCTGTTCGTGCGGCTGTCGCGGCGGACCGATATCCAGACACCGGATGCCGCGCCCTTGACCATTCTGGTGCCGGCCTTCGTGACCTCGGAGCTGAAGACCGCCTTCCAGATCGGCTTCATGATCTTCATTCCGTTTCTGATCATCGACATGGTGGTCGCCAGCGTGCTGATGGCCATGGGCATGATGATGCTCTCGCCACTGATCATTTCGTTGCCGTTCAAGATCATGTTGTTCGTTCTGGTCGATGGCTGGGGGCTGATCATCGGTACGCTCGCCAGCAGTTTCGGCACGCTTTAG
- the fleN gene encoding flagellar synthesis regulator FleN has protein sequence MGIHPVQVIAVTGGKGGVGKTNVSVNLSLALAELGRRVVLLDADLGLANVDVLLGLTTKRTLADVIAGECDLRDVMIQGPGGIRVVPAASGTQSMVQLSTLQHSGLIQAFSDIGNDIDVLIIDTAAGIGDGVVSFVRAAQEVLLVVTDEPTSITDAYALIKLLNRDYGISRFRVLANMAHAPQEGRNLFAKLTKVTERFLDVALQYVGAIPYDEAVRKAVQKQRAVYEAYPRAKCSLAFKAIAQKVDTWPLPATPRGHLEFFVERLVRPAADSDE, from the coding sequence ATGGGTATTCATCCCGTACAGGTTATTGCAGTGACCGGCGGCAAGGGTGGCGTCGGCAAGACCAACGTGTCGGTCAATCTGTCCCTGGCGCTGGCCGAACTCGGTCGCCGGGTGGTGTTGCTCGATGCCGACCTTGGACTGGCCAACGTCGACGTGTTGCTGGGTCTGACCACCAAGCGCACGCTGGCCGACGTCATCGCCGGAGAGTGCGATCTGCGCGACGTCATGATTCAAGGCCCGGGCGGCATCCGTGTCGTGCCCGCGGCGTCCGGCACCCAGAGCATGGTCCAGTTGTCTACCCTGCAGCATTCGGGGTTGATACAGGCATTCAGCGATATCGGTAACGATATCGATGTGCTGATCATCGACACGGCGGCGGGTATCGGCGACGGCGTGGTGAGCTTCGTTCGTGCGGCGCAGGAAGTGTTGCTGGTGGTGACCGATGAGCCCACCTCGATCACCGATGCCTACGCATTGATCAAACTGCTCAATCGCGATTATGGCATCAGCCGTTTTCGTGTGCTGGCGAACATGGCGCACGCACCGCAGGAAGGCCGCAACCTGTTCGCCAAGCTGACCAAGGTCACCGAGCGCTTTCTGGATGTGGCGCTGCAATACGTCGGGGCGATTCCCTACGACGAAGCGGTGCGCAAGGCGGTACAGAAGCAGCGCGCCGTGTATGAGGCCTACCCGAGGGCCAAGTGCTCGCTGGCGTTCAAGGCCATCGCGCAGAAAGTGGATACCTGGCCGCTGCCGGCAACGCCGCGCGGTCACCTGGAGTTCTTCGTGGAGCGCCTTGTCAGGCCTGCCGCAGACTCTGACGAATGA
- the fliR gene encoding flagellar biosynthetic protein FliR, producing the protein MLELSDAQIGAWVGQFLLPLFRIAALLMSMPIIGTQLVPMRVRLYLALAIAVVLVPGLPPVPVVEALSAQALVLIAEQILIGVMLGFVLQLFFQVFIVSGQLLAMQMGLGFASMVDPANGVSVPVIGQFFNMLVILLFLAMNGHLVVLEILTESFTTLPIGGWMVGTHHFWDVAGKLGWVLGAGLLLVLPAITALLVVNLAFGLMTRAAPQLNIFSIGFPLTLVLGLVIVWIGMADILAQYQTFVSEALGMLRELIGLR; encoded by the coding sequence ATGCTTGAACTCAGCGATGCGCAGATTGGCGCCTGGGTCGGGCAGTTTCTGCTGCCACTGTTTCGTATCGCGGCGCTGCTGATGAGCATGCCGATCATCGGCACCCAGCTGGTGCCGATGCGTGTGCGCTTGTACCTCGCGCTGGCCATCGCGGTCGTGCTGGTACCCGGATTGCCGCCGGTCCCGGTGGTCGAGGCGCTGAGCGCGCAGGCGCTGGTGCTGATCGCCGAGCAGATATTGATCGGCGTGATGCTGGGTTTCGTGCTTCAACTGTTTTTCCAGGTGTTCATCGTCTCCGGGCAGTTGCTGGCAATGCAGATGGGGCTGGGCTTCGCCTCGATGGTCGATCCGGCCAACGGGGTCTCGGTGCCGGTGATCGGGCAGTTTTTCAACATGCTGGTGATCCTGTTGTTCCTGGCGATGAACGGTCATCTGGTGGTGCTGGAAATCCTCACCGAAAGTTTCACCACGCTGCCCATCGGTGGCTGGATGGTGGGCACCCATCATTTCTGGGACGTGGCCGGCAAGCTCGGCTGGGTGCTGGGCGCCGGTCTGCTGTTGGTGCTGCCCGCGATCACCGCGCTGCTGGTGGTCAACCTGGCGTTCGGCCTGATGACGCGCGCGGCACCCCAGCTGAATATCTTCTCGATCGGTTTTCCGCTGACCCTGGTGCTCGGCCTGGTGATCGTCTGGATCGGCATGGCCGATATCCTCGCGCAGTACCAGACCTTCGTCAGCGAAGCGCTGGGCATGCTGCGTGAACTGATCGGGCTACGCTGA
- the fliO gene encoding flagellar biosynthetic protein FliO → MRILAFVSMWLALPALAAEPAASMSSTGMGTQMTKLLFGLLLVIGLIFLLAWLLRRMQQLNVRGNQAIKLISSHALGPRERLVLVQVGSEQVLLGLSAGRITPLHVLEEPVHLPDAEPANPEFAQRLMELLGKDQKDKH, encoded by the coding sequence ATGCGAATCCTGGCCTTCGTTTCGATGTGGCTGGCCTTGCCGGCACTGGCCGCCGAGCCCGCGGCGAGCATGAGCAGCACCGGCATGGGTACGCAGATGACCAAACTGCTGTTCGGCCTGTTGCTGGTCATCGGGCTGATCTTCCTGCTGGCCTGGCTGCTGCGCCGCATGCAACAGCTCAATGTGCGCGGCAACCAGGCCATCAAGCTGATTTCCAGCCATGCGCTCGGCCCTCGCGAGCGCCTGGTGCTGGTTCAGGTCGGCAGCGAACAGGTGTTGCTCGGCCTGAGCGCCGGTCGCATCACGCCACTGCATGTGCTTGAAGAGCCGGTTCATCTGCCGGATGCCGAGCCCGCCAACCCGGAGTTTGCACAGCGCCTGATGGAGCTGCTGGGCAAGGACCAGAAGGACAAGCATTGA
- the flhB gene encoding flagellar biosynthesis protein FlhB: MAESESGADKSEEPTEKRLRESREKGQLARSRELNTVAVTLGGIGGLLASGAGLAGSLMAMMQDSFELSRETLLDESAMVGLLMSSGMIALEAIMPLLIVLLIVSILGPISLGGWLFSAKAMAPKFSRMNPGPGLKRMFSTKALVELLKALGKFLVVLLVALAVLGAYQDDLLSIAKQPLDLAIMHSAEIVGWCALWMACGLILIAAVDVPFQLWDNKQKLMMTKQEVRDEYKDSEGKPEVKSRIRQLQRDAAQRRMMQAVPDADVVITNPTHFAVALKYDGTRGGAPMLVAKGGDFVALKIREIAQEHQVTVLESPALARAVFYSTELDQEIPAGLYLAVAQVLAYVYQLRQYRSGKGTRPDPLGSLPIPPDLRRDE, translated from the coding sequence ATGGCTGAGAGCGAAAGCGGTGCCGACAAAAGCGAGGAACCCACGGAGAAACGTCTCCGTGAATCCCGAGAGAAAGGACAACTGGCCCGCTCCCGCGAACTGAACACGGTGGCGGTCACGCTGGGCGGCATCGGTGGCTTGCTGGCCTCAGGCGCCGGCCTGGCCGGCAGCCTGATGGCGATGATGCAGGACAGCTTCGAACTCAGTCGCGAAACGCTGCTGGACGAGAGCGCCATGGTGGGCCTGCTGATGAGCAGCGGCATGATCGCGCTCGAAGCCATTATGCCGCTGCTGATCGTGTTGCTGATCGTCTCCATCCTCGGGCCGATTTCGCTGGGCGGCTGGCTGTTTTCGGCCAAGGCGATGGCGCCCAAGTTCAGCCGCATGAACCCCGGTCCCGGCCTCAAGCGAATGTTCTCGACCAAAGCCCTGGTGGAGCTGCTCAAGGCCCTGGGCAAGTTCCTGGTGGTGCTGCTGGTCGCACTGGCAGTCCTTGGCGCCTATCAGGACGACCTGCTGTCCATCGCCAAGCAGCCACTGGATCTCGCCATCATGCACAGCGCCGAGATAGTGGGCTGGTGCGCGCTGTGGATGGCCTGCGGACTGATCCTGATCGCCGCGGTCGACGTGCCATTCCAGCTTTGGGACAACAAGCAGAAGCTGATGATGACCAAGCAGGAAGTGCGCGACGAGTACAAGGACAGCGAAGGCAAGCCCGAAGTCAAGTCGCGGATTCGTCAGTTGCAGCGTGACGCCGCCCAGCGCCGGATGATGCAGGCGGTGCCGGATGCCGATGTGGTCATCACCAACCCGACCCACTTCGCCGTGGCGTTGAAATACGATGGAACCCGCGGTGGGGCGCCGATGCTGGTGGCCAAGGGCGGCGACTTCGTTGCCCTGAAGATTCGCGAGATTGCCCAGGAGCATCAGGTGACGGTGCTCGAATCACCGGCGCTGGCGCGAGCCGTCTTCTACTCCACCGAACTCGATCAGGAAATCCCGGCGGGGCTTTACCTCGCCGTGGCGCAGGTGCTGGCGTATGTCTATCAGTTGCGCCAGTACCGATCCGGCAAGGGGACGCGGCCCGACCCGCTGGGCAGCCTGCCGATCCCGCCGGACCTGCGCCGGGACGAATAG
- the sodC gene encoding superoxide dismutase family protein, whose amino-acid sequence MKQWIIVALASCTAVSLQAETLSVPINAVTAQGVGESIGTVKIESSEYGLVFRPDLSGLDSGAHGFHIHAKGSCDPAEKDGETLAAGAAGGHWDPQNTGKHGEPWGDGHMGDLPALMVDGEGQANQPVLAPRLKSLGDIKGLAVMVHKGGDNHSDHPQPLGGGGARVACGVIE is encoded by the coding sequence ATGAAACAGTGGATCATCGTGGCCCTCGCCAGTTGCACGGCCGTGAGCCTGCAAGCCGAAACCCTCAGCGTGCCGATCAACGCGGTCACGGCTCAAGGGGTCGGCGAGTCCATCGGCACCGTCAAGATCGAAAGCAGCGAGTACGGGCTGGTATTCCGCCCGGACCTCTCGGGCCTCGATTCCGGCGCGCATGGGTTCCATATTCACGCCAAGGGCAGCTGCGATCCGGCCGAGAAGGACGGCGAAACCCTCGCCGCGGGCGCCGCCGGCGGTCACTGGGACCCGCAGAACACCGGCAAGCACGGCGAGCCCTGGGGCGACGGCCACATGGGCGACCTACCGGCACTGATGGTCGACGGTGAAGGCCAGGCCAATCAGCCGGTGCTGGCCCCGCGCCTGAAAAGCCTCGGCGACATCAAGGGCCTGGCAGTGATGGTTCACAAGGGTGGCGACAACCACTCCGACCATCCACAGCCGCTCGGCGGTGGTGGCGCCCGGGTCGCCTGCGGCGTGATCGAGTAA
- the fliN gene encoding flagellar motor switch protein FliN encodes MADEHEHTSAEEQALADEWASALAEAGDANQDDIDALLNQEPARAPAAPRAPLEEFGSTPKSAAVPAGLEGPNLDVILDIPVSISMEVGSTEISIRNLLQLNQGSVVELDRLAGEPLDVLVNGTLIAHGEVVVVNEKFGIRLTDVISPSERIKKLR; translated from the coding sequence ATGGCAGACGAACACGAACACACTTCAGCCGAAGAGCAGGCGCTCGCCGACGAATGGGCTTCGGCGCTGGCCGAGGCGGGCGATGCCAACCAGGACGATATCGATGCGTTGCTCAATCAGGAGCCGGCGAGGGCGCCCGCAGCGCCACGCGCGCCGCTGGAAGAATTCGGCAGCACGCCGAAGTCGGCGGCCGTACCGGCCGGTCTCGAAGGGCCCAATCTGGATGTGATTCTCGACATCCCGGTATCCATCTCCATGGAGGTCGGCAGCACCGAGATCAGCATTCGCAACCTGTTGCAGCTCAACCAGGGTTCGGTGGTCGAACTCGATCGGCTGGCGGGTGAGCCACTGGATGTGCTGGTCAATGGCACCCTGATCGCCCACGGCGAGGTGGTGGTCGTGAATGAAAAGTTCGGCATCCGTCTGACGGACGTGATCAGTCCGAGCGAACGCATCAAGAAGTTGCGCTGA
- the fliA gene encoding RNA polymerase sigma factor FliA, whose amino-acid sequence MTAAGLGMYYSKAQAKDSQYQLIDQYAPLVKRIAYHLLARLPASVQVDDLMQAGMIGLLEASKKYDAGKGASFETYAGIRIRGAMLDEVRKGDWAPRSVHRNSRMVSEAIRAIEARTGRDAKDQEVAAELKLSLDEYYGILGDTLGSRLFSFDDLLQEGEHGEFEEDAASTHPEPSRDLEDERFQQALAEAIGNLPEREKLVLSLYYDEELNLKEIGQVLGVSESRVSQLHSQCAARLRARLGEWRAR is encoded by the coding sequence ATGACAGCGGCTGGACTCGGTATGTATTACAGCAAAGCTCAGGCAAAAGACTCGCAGTACCAGCTCATCGATCAATACGCGCCATTGGTCAAACGCATCGCCTATCACCTCCTGGCGCGTTTGCCCGCGAGCGTGCAGGTCGATGATCTCATGCAGGCCGGCATGATCGGTCTGCTCGAAGCGTCCAAGAAATACGACGCGGGGAAAGGCGCGAGTTTCGAAACCTATGCCGGGATTCGAATCCGTGGCGCCATGCTCGATGAGGTTCGCAAGGGCGACTGGGCGCCGCGTTCGGTGCACCGCAATTCGCGCATGGTCAGCGAGGCGATTCGCGCAATCGAGGCCAGAACCGGCCGCGACGCTAAAGATCAGGAAGTTGCGGCCGAACTTAAATTGAGTCTCGATGAGTACTACGGCATTCTGGGCGACACCCTGGGCAGCCGCCTGTTCAGCTTCGACGACCTGTTACAGGAAGGCGAGCACGGGGAGTTCGAGGAAGATGCTGCCAGCACCCATCCGGAACCGTCCCGCGATCTGGAAGACGAGCGTTTTCAACAGGCGCTGGCGGAGGCCATCGGCAACCTGCCTGAACGTGAAAAGCTGGTGCTTTCGCTGTATTACGACGAAGAGTTGAATTTGAAGGAAATCGGCCAGGTGCTGGGTGTCAGCGAATCGCGGGTGAGCCAGCTGCACAGCCAGTGCGCGGCCCGTCTGCGGGCTCGCCTGGGCGAGTGGCGCGCGCGCTGA
- the flhA gene encoding flagellar biosynthesis protein FlhA — translation MDRTQLINVRNGLTGAGRGNLGVPLLLLVMMGMMMLSVPPFLLDLLFTFNIALSIVVLLVSVYALRPLDFAVFPTILLVATLMRLALNVASTRVVLINGHDGGAAAGHVIEAFGNVVIGGNYVVGIVVFAILMIINFVVVTKGAGRISEVSARFTLDAMPGKQMAIDADLNAGLIDQSEAKLRRVEVASEADFYGSMDGASKFVRGDAIAGLLILFINLIGGIGIGMAQHGMSFSEAGQVYALLTIGDGLVAQIPSLLLSTAAAIMVTRVTSSEDMGQQVNRQMFASPKALAVAAGIMIAMGLVPGMPHLSFLGLGAVAAGGAYWIWHRQKQARQEAEQDVQKQQEMLPAQRAAETKELGWDDVTPVDMVGLEVGYRLIPLVDRNQGGQLLARIKGVRKKLSQDLGFLMPSVHIRDNLDLLPNAYRLTLMGVSLAEAEVYPDRELAINPGQVFGPLNGIAAKDPAFGLEAVWIEASQRDQAQSLGYTVVDASTVVATHLNQVLHKHAHELLGHEEVQQLLQLLAKSSPKLAEELVPGMISLSTLLKVLQALLQEQVPVRDIRTIAEAIANVAAKSQDPAAMVAAVRVALSRAIVQNVVGLEPQLPVITLEPRLEQILLNSLQKAGQGSEDGILLEPGMAEKLQRSLVEAAQRQEMLGKPAILLVAGPVRAMLSRFARLAVPNIHVLAYQEIPDNKQVTIVSTVGQN, via the coding sequence GTGGATCGCACGCAACTCATCAATGTTCGCAATGGCCTGACCGGCGCGGGACGCGGCAACCTCGGCGTGCCGCTGCTGCTGCTGGTGATGATGGGCATGATGATGTTGTCGGTGCCGCCGTTCCTGCTGGACTTGCTGTTCACCTTCAACATCGCCCTGTCGATCGTCGTGCTGCTGGTCAGCGTCTACGCGTTGCGGCCGCTGGATTTCGCCGTATTCCCAACGATCCTGCTGGTCGCGACCCTGATGCGTCTGGCGCTGAACGTCGCTTCCACACGGGTGGTCCTGATCAACGGTCACGACGGCGGTGCCGCTGCGGGCCATGTGATCGAGGCGTTCGGCAATGTGGTGATTGGTGGCAACTACGTCGTCGGTATCGTGGTGTTCGCGATCTTGATGATCATCAACTTCGTCGTGGTCACCAAGGGTGCCGGGCGGATCTCGGAAGTCAGTGCGCGCTTCACCCTCGATGCCATGCCCGGCAAGCAGATGGCGATCGACGCCGACCTCAACGCGGGGCTGATCGATCAGTCCGAAGCCAAGCTGCGTCGGGTGGAAGTAGCATCGGAGGCAGACTTCTATGGCTCGATGGACGGTGCCAGCAAGTTTGTCCGGGGCGACGCCATTGCCGGCCTGTTGATCCTGTTCATCAACCTCATCGGCGGCATCGGCATCGGGATGGCCCAGCATGGCATGAGCTTCAGCGAGGCGGGCCAGGTCTATGCGCTGCTGACCATCGGTGACGGCCTCGTTGCCCAGATCCCCTCGCTGCTGCTGTCGACCGCTGCCGCGATCATGGTGACCCGCGTCACCAGCTCCGAAGACATGGGCCAGCAAGTCAACCGGCAAATGTTCGCCTCGCCCAAGGCGCTGGCGGTGGCTGCCGGCATCATGATCGCCATGGGTCTGGTGCCGGGCATGCCGCACCTGTCGTTCCTGGGGCTCGGCGCGGTCGCCGCAGGCGGTGCGTACTGGATCTGGCATCGCCAGAAACAGGCCAGGCAAGAAGCCGAGCAGGACGTCCAGAAACAGCAGGAAATGCTCCCGGCGCAGCGCGCGGCGGAAACCAAGGAGCTGGGCTGGGATGACGTGACCCCGGTGGACATGGTCGGTCTGGAAGTCGGCTACCGGCTGATTCCGTTGGTCGATCGCAACCAGGGAGGGCAACTGCTGGCGCGAATCAAGGGCGTGCGGAAAAAGCTCTCCCAGGACCTCGGCTTCCTCATGCCGTCAGTGCATATCCGCGACAACCTCGACCTGCTGCCCAATGCCTACCGATTGACGCTGATGGGCGTGAGCCTGGCCGAGGCGGAGGTCTACCCGGATCGGGAGCTGGCAATCAATCCGGGCCAGGTGTTCGGACCGCTCAACGGCATCGCCGCCAAGGACCCGGCGTTCGGCCTGGAAGCGGTGTGGATCGAGGCCAGCCAGCGCGACCAGGCGCAGTCGCTCGGCTACACGGTGGTGGACGCCAGTACGGTGGTGGCGACGCACCTCAATCAGGTGCTGCACAAGCATGCCCATGAGCTGCTGGGCCATGAGGAGGTTCAACAACTGTTGCAACTGCTGGCCAAGAGTTCACCGAAGCTCGCCGAGGAGTTGGTGCCGGGCATGATTTCCCTCTCCACGCTGCTCAAGGTCTTGCAGGCACTGCTGCAGGAGCAGGTGCCCGTGCGCGACATCCGCACCATCGCCGAGGCGATCGCCAACGTCGCGGCCAAGAGTCAAGATCCCGCCGCGATGGTGGCGGCAGTGCGGGTCGCGCTCTCTCGCGCAATCGTGCAAAACGTTGTGGGACTAGAGCCGCAGCTGCCTGTGATCACGCTTGAACCCAGGTTGGAACAGATATTGCTCAACAGTCTTCAGAAGGCGGGTCAAGGGTCCGAAGATGGCATTCTTCTGGAGCCGGGCATGGCCGAAAAGTTGCAACGTTCCCTGGTAGAGGCGGCACAGCGTCAAGAAATGTTGGGCAAGCCGGCGATTCTGCTGGTGGCAGGTCCGGTCCGCGCGATGTTGTCGCGATTCGCCCGGCTGGCCGTACCGAACATTCATGTGCTCGCCTATCAGGAAATTCCGGATAACAAGCAGGTCACCATCGTTTCCACGGTGGGTCAGAATTAA